A genomic segment from Orientia tsutsugamushi str. Boryong encodes:
- the xth gene encoding exodeoxyribonuclease III, protein MKIITWNINSIRIRIHLLQKLVHLYNPDIIALQETKVEDRLFPVTECINLGYKYITYSGQKSYNGVAILSRISFESTFVINLYNDEKRHIAINIGELSIHNFYVPAGGDIPDANVNIKFKHKLCYVDFMNAWFLNNKSKKDKIILLGDLNIAPLESDVWSSYQLRNVVSHTDIERKKLMHNITSFDWIDAVRFFSGKHEKLYSWWSYRNIDWSKSDRGRRLDHIWISHPLESKIKSCIIIKDARGWDMPSDHVPVMLEIET, encoded by the coding sequence ATGAAAATAATTACTTGGAACATTAACTCTATTAGGATACGTATACATCTTTTACAAAAATTAGTTCATCTATATAATCCAGATATTATTGCTTTACAAGAGACAAAAGTAGAAGACAGGCTGTTTCCAGTAACAGAATGCATAAATTTGGGATATAAATATATTACTTATAGTGGACAAAAATCTTATAATGGAGTAGCAATCTTATCCAGAATTTCATTTGAATCTACGTTTGTAATAAATCTATATAATGATGAAAAAAGGCATATTGCTATTAACATAGGAGAGTTAAGCATCCATAATTTTTATGTGCCTGCAGGAGGAGATATTCCGGATGCAAATGTAAATATAAAGTTTAAGCATAAATTATGCTATGTTGATTTTATGAATGCTTGGTTTTTGAATAATAAGTCTAAAAAAGATAAGATTATACTGCTTGGAGACCTTAATATTGCGCCATTAGAAAGCGATGTATGGTCAAGTTATCAATTACGCAATGTTGTGTCTCATACAGATATTGAACGAAAAAAATTAATGCATAATATTACTAGCTTTGATTGGATTGATGCAGTGCGCTTTTTTTCAGGTAAACACGAAAAATTGTATTCATGGTGGAGCTATCGAAATATTGACTGGAGCAAATCCGATCGCGGCCGCAGGCTAGATCATATATGGATTAGTCACCCTTTAGAATCCAAAATTAAATCTTGTATAATCATCAAAGATGCCAGGGGATGGGATATGCCATCTGATCATGTTCCAGTTATGCTAGAAATAGAAACTTAA
- a CDS encoding AAA family ATPase yields the protein MQNRLIVVDEAGMVATREYAELFRVVRNNNCQLILAGDEKQLASIERGGMFEMLSNIFSSHILVNIRRQSENWSREAATKFAESNILSGITLLRQNKCIKFDNTLQDSMSKLRYNWSLSKFKLHEKLVITVRNKEVDILNSSIRSLLKANGTLQGTEYRRSIAGRKESYMAGDRIVFQKSDKDLQIQNSEFATLTSVNKNEFVAKTDAGQDVSFDPSKIQFKHGYASTVYKAQGASIKDVYVLHNGVSNISSSYVAMTRHIEKLQLYCNKEATRSINSLINQLSRPNDKSASITLKTAHDLEKARTKTTVFSKIENWFKSIINDINDRSHVNEEYYHFTAKPEQEAKVERVQQENCIKQCTTKDISTPLFMQIKEQRQYNYDVTILSAEGKTISSFQEAGIDSRMVYSSNVNNLKYYQPFQGEKILIAANNDKQNKEYVSTINDAAKVLKSKGAITSIVVPSEGEDFNEMLKNKGATAVKELVIPEIMKLVNNQNVKTDPEQIVKTDISPKIGVRR from the coding sequence ATGCAAAATAGGTTAATAGTAGTAGATGAAGCTGGAATGGTTGCTACTAGAGAATATGCAGAGCTGTTTAGAGTAGTTAGAAACAATAATTGTCAACTGATACTTGCTGGAGATGAAAAGCAGTTAGCTTCAATAGAAAGAGGCGGAATGTTTGAGATGCTGAGTAATATTTTCAGTTCACATATTTTAGTGAATATTCGAAGACAAAGTGAAAACTGGAGCAGAGAAGCAGCAACAAAGTTTGCTGAGAGTAATATTTTAAGCGGTATAACATTACTGAGACAAAATAAATGTATTAAGTTTGATAATACGTTGCAGGACTCAATGAGTAAGTTAAGATACAACTGGAGTCTAAGCAAGTTTAAGCTACATGAAAAATTGGTAATTACAGTACGTAATAAAGAGGTAGACATTCTTAATTCAAGTATTAGATCTTTGTTAAAAGCTAATGGCACGCTACAAGGCACAGAATATAGGCGTTCAATAGCTGGAAGGAAAGAGTCCTACATGGCTGGAGATCGAATTGTATTTCAAAAAAGCGATAAGGATTTACAAATACAAAATAGTGAATTTGCAACTTTAACTTCGGTTAATAAAAATGAATTTGTAGCTAAGACAGATGCAGGACAAGATGTGAGTTTTGACCCAAGCAAAATACAATTTAAACATGGTTATGCAAGTACTGTTTATAAGGCCCAGGGAGCTTCTATAAAAGATGTATACGTTTTACATAATGGAGTAAGTAATATAAGCAGCTCATACGTAGCTATGACAAGGCATATAGAGAAATTACAGCTATATTGCAATAAGGAAGCAACTAGAAGCATTAACAGCTTAATAAATCAGCTTAGCAGACCAAATGATAAATCAGCTAGCATAACTCTGAAAACTGCTCATGATTTGGAGAAAGCACGGACAAAGACAACTGTTTTTAGTAAAATCGAAAACTGGTTTAAGTCTATAATCAATGATATCAATGATAGATCTCATGTGAATGAAGAATATTATCACTTTACTGCTAAACCAGAGCAAGAAGCTAAAGTAGAAAGAGTCCAGCAAGAGAATTGCATAAAGCAATGTACCACCAAAGATATTTCTACTCCATTGTTTATGCAAATCAAAGAACAAAGACAGTACAATTATGATGTAACCATTTTGTCTGCAGAAGGAAAAACGATATCAAGTTTTCAGGAAGCTGGCATTGATAGCAGAATGGTATATAGCTCAAATGTTAATAATTTGAAGTACTATCAACCATTTCAAGGAGAAAAGATTCTTATAGCTGCAAATAATGATAAACAGAATAAAGAATATGTAAGCACTATAAACGATGCTGCAAAAGTACTGAAAAGTAAAGGAGCAATCACTAGCATCGTAGTTCCTTCAGAAGGTGAAGATTTTAACGAAATGCTAAAAAATAAAGGAGCCACAGCTGTTAAGGAGCTTGTGATACCTGAAATCATGAAATTAGTTAATAATCAGAACGTAAAAACAGACCCTGAACAAATTGTAAAAACTGATATATCTCCAAAAATTGGAGTTAGACGGTAG
- a CDS encoding type IV secretion system DNA-binding domain-containing protein: MPLVKNSERLHILITGTTGTGKTNMLNELQHS; the protein is encoded by the coding sequence TTGCCATTAGTAAAGAATAGTGAAAGGTTACACATTCTTATTACTGGAACAACAGGTACTGGTAAAACTAATATGCTTAATGAACTGCAACATTCGTAA
- a CDS encoding TraD N-terminal domain-containing protein, with translation MNFQNQGNFTRGSQLFAHKLRMFGQGSANVFTIGLGLSIFWIICRLYQKVFLSSLYYFAIERYVQLKLTIGEHFYDIDQIGIVFYSLRFKKWIHLNAQDFLHEFYTGQHGFKIQQLWEFLINSALLEGLIVFAIGVIISIVFFKAQGKKTIIKAKIRGADFVEYPNAYLKY, from the coding sequence ATGAATTTTCAGAATCAAGGCAATTTCACAAGGGGATCGCAGTTATTTGCTCATAAGTTAAGAATGTTTGGGCAAGGTAGTGCCAATGTTTTTACAATTGGGTTAGGATTATCGATATTCTGGATTATATGTCGATTATATCAAAAAGTTTTTCTGAGCAGTTTGTATTATTTTGCAATTGAGCGATATGTACAGCTTAAGCTAACAATTGGTGAACATTTTTATGATATCGATCAAATAGGAATCGTATTTTATAGTTTAAGGTTTAAAAAATGGATACACCTCAATGCTCAGGACTTTCTACATGAATTTTATACAGGTCAACATGGATTTAAAATACAGCAATTATGGGAATTCTTAATCAATTCAGCATTGTTAGAAGGATTAATTGTTTTTGCTATTGGTGTAATAATCTCAATTGTTTTCTTTAAGGCTCAAGGTAAAAAAACGATTATTAAGGCCAAAATTAGAGGCGCTGATTTTGTAGAGTATCCCAATGCCTATCTAAAATACTAA
- a CDS encoding MobA/MobL family protein, which yields MSKQLMNEVEQTEKRRNSQLLKDIVIALPDDKELNLEHRIEITHQIVDAMGEWVQNGLGVQIDIHKPHRGDKNWHAHILVTTRRFREDGTGLGDKAVNLNPKCITLSNGKKFVIRDSEMIHEKVKEIINAYFAKLGLTNRVDKISAVPQEHIGPTRIRGLINEVANENELRKEANLKIIKDVDVITDAITHYKSIFTKQDIEKAVKDIPDLTERGMLVQQVFSSNRILELYHDDGESSKYFTTTDVRDEEVRIIRIANKINNQVYYNDIYNLKSDIEGLANVSEEQKQALRHILLSTSGVRVLRGRAGTGKSTVLAKAYKIATNRGQNVIGLAPTHKAVSELRSKGYKEVYTVKGFLYNRKKKFLCKIG from the coding sequence ATGTCCAAACAATTAATGAATGAGGTTGAACAAACAGAAAAACGAAGAAACAGTCAGCTATTGAAGGATATCGTAATAGCACTGCCAGACGATAAGGAATTGAATTTAGAGCATAGAATAGAAATAACTCATCAAATAGTTGATGCAATGGGGGAATGGGTGCAAAATGGTCTTGGAGTACAGATAGACATTCATAAGCCTCATAGAGGAGATAAAAACTGGCATGCGCACATATTGGTTACTACAAGAAGATTTAGAGAAGATGGAACTGGTTTAGGTGATAAAGCAGTAAATTTAAACCCAAAATGCATAACATTAAGTAATGGCAAAAAGTTTGTTATTCGAGATTCCGAGATGATTCATGAAAAAGTGAAGGAAATAATTAATGCATATTTTGCTAAATTAGGCTTAACAAATAGAGTTGATAAGATAAGTGCAGTACCGCAAGAGCATATTGGCCCTACTAGAATTAGGGGTTTAATTAATGAAGTTGCAAATGAAAATGAGTTACGTAAAGAGGCTAATTTAAAAATTATTAAGGATGTTGATGTAATAACGGATGCTATAACACATTACAAATCTATTTTTACTAAGCAGGATATTGAAAAAGCAGTAAAAGATATACCAGACCTAACAGAAAGGGGAATGTTAGTTCAGCAAGTGTTCAGTTCAAATAGAATACTAGAGTTATATCATGATGATGGTGAAAGTAGCAAATATTTTACTACAACTGATGTTAGAGACGAGGAAGTAAGAATAATAAGAATAGCTAATAAAATCAATAATCAAGTTTATTACAACGATATTTACAATCTTAAAAGTGATATAGAAGGTCTAGCAAATGTTAGTGAAGAACAGAAACAAGCTCTAAGGCATATTTTGCTTAGCACTAGTGGAGTTAGAGTACTAAGAGGAAGAGCTGGAACAGGTAAATCCACTGTTTTAGCAAAAGCATATAAAATTGCAACAAATCGTGGACAAAATGTTATTGGACTTGCTCCTACTCATAAAGCGGTATCAGAGCTGAGGAGCAAAGGTTATAAGGAAGTCTATACAGTAAAAGGATTTTTGTATAATCGAAAAAAAAAATTTTTATGCAAAATAGGTTAA
- a CDS encoding DNA adenine methylase, whose protein sequence is MSIAISNELKPFLHWVGGKRRIVNKLIEHLPSGPYYNYYEPFLGCGALFFQVRHLFKQCFLSDINLDLITSYHAVKKNPNEVNRLLNLYHKNHSENYYYKIRDNYYSNDPNDITAKFIYLNKYSFRGIYRLNRDGTSAQTFSDKRYLKLHICSRINKCSNLLAGVSICAMDFSFIEPKKGDFVYLDPPYHQSGERFYTRVPFDDKEQIRLRDFVYELNNKGVKIMISNNNTAFIRDLYKELFITHIGVTYSINEQRNLVNELIITNYN, encoded by the coding sequence GTGTCAATAGCAATTTCTAATGAACTAAAGCCTTTTCTTCACTGGGTTGGAGGTAAAAGGAGAATTGTTAATAAATTAATAGAGCATCTTCCTTCAGGGCCATACTATAATTACTATGAACCATTCCTTGGATGTGGGGCTTTATTTTTTCAAGTTAGGCATCTGTTTAAACAATGTTTTTTGTCTGATATTAATCTCGACTTAATTACTAGTTATCACGCTGTAAAAAAGAATCCAAATGAGGTCAATAGATTACTAAATCTATATCACAAAAATCATTCTGAAAATTACTACTATAAAATAAGAGACAATTATTATAGTAATGATCCTAATGATATCACGGCAAAATTTATATATCTTAATAAATATTCCTTTAGGGGAATTTATAGGCTAAACAGAGACGGCACATCCGCTCAAACATTTTCTGATAAGCGATATCTTAAGCTTCATATTTGCTCTAGAATAAATAAATGTAGTAACCTTCTGGCTGGTGTATCAATTTGCGCTATGGATTTTTCGTTTATAGAACCTAAAAAAGGTGACTTCGTTTATCTTGATCCACCTTATCACCAATCAGGAGAACGGTTCTACACTAGAGTCCCATTTGATGACAAAGAGCAAATCAGACTACGAGATTTTGTTTATGAACTAAACAATAAAGGTGTTAAGATTATGATCTCAAATAATAATACTGCCTTTATTAGAGACTTATACAAAGAGTTATTCATCACTCATATTGGAGTTACATACTCAATCAATGAACAGCGAAATCTCGTTAATGAGCTAATCATTACTAACTATAATTAA
- a CDS encoding ATP-binding protein has protein sequence MRKHFENENIKLNVQNDIKTVLIGDSFRIKAVISQLIGSAIINSSKHSKITININQYSEILQFTVQNIVLSPSKEKLERINSELENLNLVTYQELGEGLAFIKHLIHQLKGRLRAKEENNYITFAFEVPITSFNSSFGECYEKKISNQWIVQIPSMLITLVNGERENIDEYIEIITKLRKAKYQVEVAESLKEYCVNLIQNIKYRFNIATSEIVRLASEIMLSDSKNKDKLKTILNRAVNLQEYCNDVVYTLRSEIENENLCLKKFSIQKLVKDAVRRLEDIAKEKDIKINYNFQYKMKDIVIGNSDHLQAILSQLIGGVIRFNHSYKVIITVHLFTVKNYIKSDNILQFRIHDKGSGISKEKLGNIKAKLADFDLVRDCPLMLESGLWFVNYLINQLNGEMEIESEKDKFTTITCNIPVQLF, from the coding sequence ATGAGGAAACATTTTGAAAATGAGAATATAAAGCTAAATGTTCAAAATGACATAAAGACGGTTCTGATTGGAGATAGTTTTAGAATAAAAGCAGTAATAAGTCAGTTAATTGGTAGTGCTATTATAAATAGTAGTAAGCATAGCAAGATTACTATTAACATCAATCAGTATTCAGAAATATTACAATTTACAGTACAAAATATAGTACTAAGCCCTTCTAAAGAAAAATTAGAAAGAATAAATTCCGAACTAGAGAATTTGAATTTGGTAACATATCAAGAACTAGGAGAAGGATTAGCATTTATTAAACATCTTATACATCAGCTAAAAGGAAGGCTAAGAGCAAAAGAGGAAAATAATTACATAACTTTTGCATTTGAAGTTCCAATAACTAGTTTTAACTCTTCTTTTGGCGAATGTTATGAAAAAAAAATAAGTAACCAATGGATAGTACAAATCCCTTCAATGCTAATTACGTTGGTAAATGGAGAAAGGGAGAATATCGATGAATATATAGAGATAATAACAAAGTTAAGAAAAGCTAAGTATCAGGTCGAGGTAGCTGAATCATTGAAAGAATATTGTGTGAATCTGATACAGAATATCAAATATAGATTTAATATTGCAACTAGTGAAATTGTAAGGCTAGCAAGCGAGATCATGTTAAGTGATTCAAAAAATAAAGATAAGCTGAAAACAATATTAAATCGAGCAGTAAATCTCCAAGAGTACTGTAATGATGTAGTTTACACGCTTAGAAGCGAAATTGAGAATGAAAATTTATGTTTAAAAAAATTTAGCATACAAAAGTTAGTAAAGGATGCTGTCAGGAGACTAGAAGACATTGCAAAAGAGAAAGATATAAAAATCAATTACAATTTTCAGTACAAAATGAAGGATATTGTGATTGGAAATAGTGATCACTTACAAGCTATATTAAGTCAATTAATAGGAGGAGTCATTAGATTTAATCACAGCTACAAGGTTATAATTACAGTTCATTTGTTTACTGTAAAAAATTATATAAAAAGCGATAACATACTACAATTTAGAATACACGATAAAGGAAGCGGTATTTCAAAAGAAAAATTAGGGAATATAAAAGCTAAATTAGCTGATTTTGACTTGGTAAGAGACTGTCCGCTAATGCTTGAATCAGGATTATGGTTTGTAAATTACCTTATTAATCAACTTAATGGAGAAATGGAAATAGAGAGTGAAAAAGACAAGTTTACAACCATTACTTGCAATATTCCAGTACAACTTTTTTAA
- a CDS encoding tetratricopeptide repeat protein → MITAQRLQKQIMEKAHKFATMWQLATLLDYQLINANEPANSLHRKLYQEKSEQKEAIENYNLAIKNKPDFAEAYNNKGASYGKLEKDKEAITLCNLAIKYKPHFAEAYNNKGVSLAILGKYEDALENFDIAIKYRSDNPEAYYNKGIALMYLGYIQEAIENYDTAIRYRPNYSEAYHNKGLTLAFLGQFQKAIEHFDLAIKYDPNDATAYCNKGYVLSMLKRYSEAIESCNLAIKYNPNCAEAYYRRGMIFEKLGKHQKAIENFDIAIAIKYKPNFAENYLEKGISLVSLGQYSKAKENFNLAIKYNPNIIAEYEAMFKKLTELENFTGVKEYEQKLQILKKYS, encoded by the coding sequence GTGATTACAGCTCAAAGATTGCAGAAGCAAATCATGGAGAAGGCTCATAAGTTTGCTACTATGTGGCAACTAGCTACTCTACTTGATTACCAACTGATTAATGCTAATGAGCCTGCTAATAGCTTACATAGAAAGCTATATCAAGAAAAATCAGAGCAGAAAGAAGCTATAGAAAATTATAATTTAGCTATTAAGAACAAACCTGATTTTGCAGAAGCTTATAATAACAAAGGAGCATCTTATGGGAAGTTAGAAAAAGATAAAGAGGCTATAACACTTTGTAATCTTGCAATTAAGTATAAACCTCATTTTGCAGAAGCTTATAATAATAAAGGAGTTTCTTTGGCTATATTAGGAAAGTATGAAGATGCGCTGGAAAATTTTGATATTGCTATTAAGTACAGATCAGATAATCCAGAAGCTTATTATAACAAAGGTATAGCGTTAATGTATTTAGGCTACATTCAAGAAGCTATTGAAAACTATGATACAGCTATTAGATACAGACCAAATTATTCAGAAGCATATCATAATAAAGGATTAACTTTAGCATTTTTAGGACAATTTCAGAAAGCAATAGAACATTTTGATTTAGCTATTAAATACGATCCTAATGATGCAACAGCATACTGTAATAAAGGTTATGTGCTAAGTATGTTAAAAAGGTATTCTGAAGCAATAGAAAGCTGCAATCTAGCAATTAAATACAATCCAAATTGTGCAGAGGCTTACTACCGTAGAGGAATGATTTTTGAGAAATTAGGTAAACACCAAAAAGCGATAGAAAATTTTGACATTGCTATCGCTATTAAGTACAAACCTAATTTTGCTGAAAACTATCTTGAAAAAGGAATTTCATTAGTAAGTTTAGGACAGTACTCAAAAGCTAAGGAGAATTTTAACTTAGCTATTAAATATAATCCTAATATCATTGCAGAATACGAAGCAATGTTTAAAAAGTTAACAGAATTAGAGAATTTTACTGGAGTAAAAGAGTATGAGCAAAAACTACAGATTTTGAAAAAATACTCTTGA
- the trbC gene encoding type-F conjugative transfer system pilin assembly protein TrbC produces MGQQKTFIFVSFSMSDEALKSYFAESQKAGAQLIMRGLINNSFTQTKNKTMELGISFDIDPSLFEQYKIDVVPVIVIDDEKRGLTKKLTGHIPLAIALEIMNENTQ; encoded by the coding sequence TTGGGCCAGCAAAAAACTTTTATTTTTGTCTCATTTTCAATGAGTGATGAGGCTTTAAAAAGCTATTTTGCTGAATCTCAAAAGGCTGGAGCTCAATTGATTATGCGTGGGTTAATTAATAACTCATTTACACAAACAAAGAATAAAACTATGGAGCTTGGTATTAGCTTCGATATAGATCCTAGCTTGTTTGAACAATATAAAATTGATGTTGTTCCTGTGATAGTAATAGATGATGAAAAAAGAGGATTAACCAAGAAATTAACTGGCCATATTCCTTTAGCAATAGCATTAGAAATTATGAATGAGAATACTCAATGA
- a CDS encoding toprim domain-containing protein, producing the protein MQSKYGCTTTCKLRKNVANLIEQLSTAKTESMNSKDENNNVQANEVRQYQSAQNYRQNDYYSNSQEELQKLRDAIAYRADTIARDVLGDPNKRLSRHGRIRWGDTGKIQVTTEGKYAGKWYDFSTGQKGDLLSLVQREKGYSFFEAKEYLKTIVGMSNISQRYHRQLRTDDSQQYTQQPESVKIAKVQNLYELSSRIHGYDIDKNPHAEVVNKYLENRDITFDKSTASSDLKASILFDTQTRENYPAFTAFARNSKGEITGVQAVYLNLAGDKANISINRRSFGKISGSFITIAKRNANDPNITIIAEGAETALSLQQSGIKGNIIASAGISNLTNYSPFPGEKIIIAADNDSKNSITNNTVIKAAKTLEMKGAITCIVKPPENGDFNNLLQTCGDQSIRDIIEPEITKLTKAVETTKLTQTENNSIAKQNDITNVAVH; encoded by the coding sequence ATGCAGAGCAAGTACGGCTGTACTACAACGTGCAAGCTACGAAAAAATGTTGCTAATCTAATAGAGCAGCTTAGCACAGCTAAGACAGAGTCTATGAATTCAAAAGATGAGAATAATAATGTTCAAGCAAATGAAGTAAGGCAATATCAATCTGCTCAAAACTATAGACAAAACGATTATTATTCAAATAGCCAGGAAGAACTACAAAAATTGAGGGATGCAATAGCTTATAGAGCTGACACTATAGCTCGTGATGTTCTTGGAGATCCAAATAAGCGCCTATCTAGACATGGAAGAATACGTTGGGGAGACACTGGCAAAATACAAGTAACCACCGAGGGCAAATACGCTGGAAAATGGTATGACTTTAGTACAGGACAAAAGGGTGATTTATTATCCCTGGTTCAAAGAGAAAAAGGATACAGCTTTTTTGAGGCAAAGGAATATTTGAAAACTATAGTTGGAATGTCTAATATTAGCCAACGGTATCATAGACAGCTTAGGACTGACGATTCTCAACAATATACTCAACAACCTGAAAGTGTTAAAATCGCAAAAGTTCAAAACTTGTATGAACTATCAAGCAGAATACATGGTTATGATATAGATAAGAATCCACATGCAGAAGTAGTAAACAAGTATCTTGAAAATCGTGATATTACTTTTGACAAAAGCACTGCAAGTTCAGACTTAAAAGCAAGTATACTGTTTGATACTCAAACGAGAGAAAATTATCCAGCATTTACAGCATTTGCAAGAAATTCAAAAGGAGAAATTACCGGAGTACAGGCTGTATATCTAAATTTGGCAGGAGATAAGGCGAATATTTCAATTAACAGAAGATCTTTCGGTAAAATCAGTGGATCGTTCATAACAATAGCAAAACGAAATGCGAATGACCCTAATATAACAATTATAGCAGAAGGCGCCGAAACAGCATTGAGCTTGCAGCAATCAGGCATTAAAGGTAATATCATTGCTAGTGCAGGAATTTCGAATTTGACAAATTATTCACCATTTCCTGGTGAAAAAATCATCATTGCAGCAGATAATGATAGCAAAAATTCTATAACTAATAATACTGTAATTAAAGCTGCAAAAACGTTAGAAATGAAGGGAGCGATAACTTGTATAGTCAAACCACCAGAAAATGGTGATTTTAATAATCTTCTGCAAACTTGTGGAGACCAGTCAATTAGAGACATTATAGAACCTGAAATTACTAAACTGACTAAGGCAGTTGAAACAACCAAACTTACTCAAACAGAAAATAATAGTATAGCAAAACAAAATGATATTACGAATGTTGCAGTTCATTAA
- a CDS encoding HD domain-containing protein, with amino-acid sequence MIDFYSESLLNKLFRINVRFNTKIDLDKVEKAIFYAKKYHDKQLRDTGEPYYMHPLEVADMVSDYSFETDTIITAILHDTIEDTTLTKEKIGQEFGNNIAEQVSDLTRIKDNKKISSREMIQTFYRQNKTELLLIKLFDRFHNIQTISIKPYEKRQKIVIETQQEFIPLAQYLNLPEIAIELNKYCELYAS; translated from the coding sequence ATGATAGACTTTTATAGCGAGAGCTTACTAAATAAGCTGTTTAGAATCAACGTAAGATTTAACACTAAAATTGATCTTGATAAAGTTGAAAAAGCAATATTTTATGCCAAAAAATATCATGACAAACAACTTCGAGATACAGGAGAGCCATATTATATGCATCCATTAGAAGTAGCTGATATGGTATCAGACTACAGTTTTGAAACAGATACGATTATTACAGCAATACTACATGATACCATCGAAGACACAACACTAACTAAAGAAAAAATAGGTCAAGAATTTGGTAATAATATTGCAGAACAGGTTTCAGACCTCACCAGGATTAAGGATAATAAAAAAATTAGTTCTAGAGAAATGATTCAAACATTTTATAGGCAAAATAAAACAGAACTATTATTAATTAAGCTTTTCGATCGATTCCATAATATTCAGACTATATCAATAAAACCTTATGAAAAAAGACAAAAAATTGTCATTGAAACTCAGCAAGAATTTATACCTCTTGCTCAATACCTTAATCTACCAGAGATTGCCATAGAGCTAAATAAATACTGTGAGCTTTATGCTAGTTAG